A single genomic interval of Acidovorax sp. 1608163 harbors:
- a CDS encoding RNA methyltransferase, with product MTSAAVTLIQSRDNALIKDLRRLAQDTTAYRKQGRVWLEGDHLCRAALDRSIRPSMAVFSESFWPQWQYDKALAAIKIIVIPDALFKDISGLESPAGMGFLWDMPAAQPLDPAAATVVLDRVQDAGNVGSILRSASAFGFRQVLAIKGSAALWSPKVLRAGMGAHFALSLVEGVSEQDLDALQVPLVVTSSHGGSYLHQAALPWPCAWVMGHEGQGVAASLEARAALRIRIAQPGGEESLNVGAAAAICLHASGAMRSA from the coding sequence ATGACCTCTGCTGCCGTCACCCTCATCCAGTCCCGCGACAACGCCCTGATCAAGGACTTGCGCCGCCTGGCGCAAGACACCACGGCCTACCGCAAACAAGGCCGCGTGTGGCTGGAGGGCGACCACCTGTGCCGCGCAGCGCTGGACCGCTCCATTCGCCCCTCCATGGCGGTGTTTTCGGAGTCTTTTTGGCCCCAATGGCAATACGATAAAGCGCTGGCAGCTATCAAAATAATAGTGATTCCAGACGCCTTGTTCAAAGACATCAGTGGGCTGGAGTCCCCGGCCGGCATGGGGTTTTTGTGGGACATGCCTGCGGCACAGCCCCTGGACCCCGCCGCTGCCACGGTGGTTCTGGACCGGGTGCAGGACGCGGGCAATGTGGGTTCCATCTTGCGCAGCGCTTCGGCCTTTGGCTTTCGCCAGGTGCTGGCCATCAAGGGCAGTGCGGCCCTGTGGTCGCCCAAGGTGCTGCGTGCGGGCATGGGTGCCCACTTCGCGCTCAGTTTGGTCGAAGGCGTGAGCGAGCAGGATCTGGATGCCTTGCAGGTGCCGCTGGTGGTGACCAGCTCGCATGGCGGCAGCTACCTGCACCAGGCAGCCTTGCCCTGGCCTTGCGCCTGGGTCATGGGGCACGAAGGGCAGGGCGTTGCTGCGTCGCTCGAAGCCCGGGCCGCCTTGCGCATCCGCATCGCCCAGCCGGGGGGCGAGGAATCTTTGAACGTGGGCGCCGCCGCCGCCATTTGCCTGCATGCCAGCGGCGCCATGCGCTCCGCGTAA
- the carA gene encoding glutamine-hydrolyzing carbamoyl-phosphate synthase small subunit, with translation MLLSIQGTFPPAILALADGTVFIGNSIGATGTTVGEVVFNTAITGYQEILTDPSYCQQIVTLTYPHIGNYGVNAEDVEADKIHAAGLIIKDLPLLSSNFRESETLSQYLVRENTVAIANIDTRKLTRLLRSKGAQNGAIVGLAAGQSVTQALIDEAVAKAKAAPNMAGLDLAQVVTTATRYEWTQTEWKLGSGYGELTAPQFHVVAYDFGVKKNILRMLAERGCKVTVVPAKTPAADVLALNPDGVFLSNGPGDPAPCDYAIAAARTLMDSGVPTFGICLGHQIMALASGAKTFKMVNSHHGANHPVKDLDTGRVSITSQNHGFAVDMESLPATLRPTHISLFDGTLQGLERTDKPAFCFQGHPEASPGPHDIAYLFDRFTRAMQAAKAA, from the coding sequence GTGCTTTTGTCTATCCAGGGAACCTTCCCGCCCGCCATCCTGGCGCTCGCAGACGGCACGGTCTTTATCGGCAATTCGATTGGTGCCACCGGCACCACCGTCGGCGAAGTGGTTTTCAACACCGCTATCACCGGCTACCAGGAAATCCTCACAGACCCCAGCTACTGCCAGCAGATCGTGACGCTCACGTATCCGCACATCGGCAACTACGGTGTCAATGCCGAGGACGTCGAAGCCGACAAGATCCACGCCGCAGGTCTCATCATCAAAGACTTGCCTTTGCTGTCCAGCAACTTCCGCGAGTCCGAAACGCTCTCGCAGTACCTGGTCCGTGAAAACACGGTCGCCATTGCCAACATCGATACCCGCAAGCTCACCCGCCTGCTGCGCAGCAAGGGCGCGCAAAACGGCGCGATCGTCGGTCTGGCGGCAGGCCAGTCGGTGACGCAGGCATTGATTGATGAGGCGGTGGCCAAAGCCAAGGCCGCCCCCAACATGGCGGGCCTGGACTTGGCCCAGGTGGTGACCACGGCCACCCGCTACGAATGGACCCAGACCGAGTGGAAGCTGGGCTCGGGCTACGGCGAACTCACTGCCCCCCAGTTCCATGTGGTGGCTTACGACTTTGGCGTCAAGAAAAACATCTTGCGCATGCTGGCCGAGCGCGGTTGCAAGGTCACCGTGGTGCCCGCCAAGACGCCCGCAGCCGACGTGCTGGCCCTCAACCCCGATGGCGTGTTCCTGTCCAACGGCCCGGGTGACCCAGCCCCTTGCGACTACGCCATTGCCGCTGCGCGCACCTTGATGGACAGTGGTGTGCCCACGTTCGGTATCTGCCTGGGCCACCAGATCATGGCCCTGGCCTCGGGTGCCAAGACCTTCAAAATGGTCAACAGCCACCATGGTGCCAACCACCCCGTGAAAGACCTGGACACTGGCCGCGTGAGCATCACCAGCCAGAACCATGGCTTTGCGGTGGACATGGAGTCGTTGCCCGCCACGCTGCGCCCCACCCACATCAGCCTGTTCGATGGCACGCTGCAGGGTCTGGAGCGCACTGACAAGCCCGCGTTCTGCTTCCAGGGCCACCCTGAGGCTTCTCCCGGTCCGCACGACATCGCCTACCTGTTTGACCGCTTCACCCGCGCCATGCAGGCAGCGAAAGCAGCGTAA
- the carB gene encoding carbamoyl-phosphate synthase large subunit: MPKRTDIKSILIIGAGPIIIGQACEFDYSGVQACKALREEGYKVILINSNPATIMTDPATADVTYIEPITWQTVEKIIAKERPDAILPTMGGQTALNCALDLWHNGVLDKYKVELIGATPEAIDKAEDRLKFKDAMTKIGLGSARSGIAHSMDEAWAVQKSVGFPTVIRPSFTLGGTGGGIAYNPEEFETICKRGLEASPTNELLIEESLLGWKEYEMEVVRDKADNCIIICSIENLDPMGVHTGDSITVAPAQTLTDKEYQVLRNASLAVLREIGVDTGGSNVQFSINPKDGRMVVIEMNPRVSRSSALASKATGFPIAKVAAKLAVGYTLDELKNEITGGATPASFEPSIDYVVTKIPRFAFEKFPTADSRLTTQMKSVGEVMAMGRTFQESFQKALRGLEVGVDGMNEKTQDREVLEKELGEPGPERIWYVGDAFAMGLSVDEVFELTKIDKWFLVQIEQIVKIELDIDKLVAEKGDGALAALDAGTLLTLKQKGFSDRRLAKLLKTTEKAVREARRALKVRPVYKRVDTCAAEFATNTAYLYSTYEVAPHGGVAECESEPTNNKKIMVLGGGPNRIGQGIEFDYCCVHAALAMREDGYETIMVNCNPETVSTDYDTSDRLYFEPVTLEDVLEIVDKEKPVGVIVQYGGQTPLKLALGLEAEGVPIIGTTPDMIDAAEDRERFQKLLGDLGLRQPPNATARTEPEALEKAAALGYPLVVRPSYVLGGRAMEIVHEQRDLERYMREAVKVSNDSPVLLDRFLSNAIECDVDCVRDSAGVTFIGGVMEHIEQAGVHSGDSACSLPPYYLSQPTIDEIKRQTAAMAEGLSVVGLMNVQFAIQEVDGKDVIYVLEVNPRASRTVPFVSKATGIQLAKVAARCMAGQTLASQGITKEVTPPYFSVKEAVFPFVKFPGVDTILGPEMKSTGEVMGVGKTFGEAFVKSQLGAGTKLPTSGKVFLTVKNADKPRAVDIARQLVALGFELVATKGTAAAIAEAGVPVGVVNKVTEGRPHIVDAIKNNEIVMVINTVEERRNAIADSRAIRTSSLLARVTTFTTIFGAEAAVEGMKYLDKLDVYSVQELHAQLAA, from the coding sequence ATGCCAAAACGTACCGACATAAAAAGCATCCTCATCATTGGCGCCGGCCCGATCATCATCGGCCAGGCCTGTGAATTCGACTACTCCGGCGTACAGGCCTGCAAGGCCCTGCGCGAAGAGGGCTACAAGGTCATCCTGATCAACAGCAACCCCGCGACGATCATGACCGACCCGGCCACGGCCGACGTCACCTACATCGAGCCCATCACCTGGCAGACGGTCGAGAAGATCATCGCCAAGGAACGCCCCGACGCCATCCTGCCCACCATGGGTGGCCAGACCGCGCTGAACTGCGCGCTGGACCTGTGGCACAACGGCGTGCTCGACAAGTACAAGGTCGAGCTCATCGGCGCCACGCCCGAGGCCATCGACAAGGCCGAAGACCGCTTGAAGTTCAAGGACGCCATGACCAAGATCGGTCTGGGTTCCGCGCGCTCGGGCATCGCCCACAGCATGGACGAAGCCTGGGCCGTGCAAAAGAGCGTGGGCTTCCCTACGGTGATCCGCCCCAGCTTCACGCTGGGCGGCACGGGCGGCGGCATCGCCTACAACCCCGAAGAATTCGAGACCATCTGCAAGCGCGGCCTGGAAGCCTCGCCCACCAACGAACTGCTGATCGAAGAGTCGCTGCTTGGGTGGAAAGAGTACGAGATGGAAGTGGTCCGCGACAAGGCGGACAACTGCATCATCATCTGCTCCATCGAGAACCTGGACCCCATGGGCGTGCACACGGGCGACTCGATCACCGTGGCCCCCGCGCAAACGCTGACGGACAAGGAATACCAGGTCTTGCGCAATGCGTCCCTGGCCGTGCTTCGCGAAATTGGCGTGGACACCGGTGGCTCCAACGTGCAGTTCTCGATCAACCCCAAGGACGGCCGCATGGTCGTGATCGAGATGAACCCGCGCGTCTCGCGCTCCTCGGCGCTGGCCTCCAAGGCCACGGGCTTCCCGATCGCCAAGGTCGCGGCCAAGCTGGCGGTGGGCTATACGCTCGATGAGCTCAAGAACGAAATCACGGGCGGTGCTACGCCCGCTTCGTTCGAGCCCTCAATCGACTACGTGGTCACCAAGATCCCACGTTTTGCGTTCGAGAAGTTCCCCACGGCCGACAGCCGCCTGACCACGCAGATGAAGTCCGTGGGCGAAGTCATGGCCATGGGCCGCACCTTCCAGGAATCCTTCCAGAAAGCCCTGCGCGGCCTGGAAGTGGGCGTGGATGGCATGAACGAAAAGACCCAGGACCGCGAAGTGCTCGAAAAGGAACTGGGCGAGCCCGGCCCTGAGCGCATCTGGTATGTAGGTGACGCCTTCGCCATGGGCCTGTCGGTCGACGAAGTGTTTGAGCTGACCAAGATCGACAAGTGGTTCCTGGTGCAGATCGAGCAGATCGTGAAGATCGAGCTGGACATCGACAAGCTGGTGGCCGAAAAGGGTGACGGTGCCCTGGCGGCGCTGGATGCCGGCACGCTGCTCACGCTCAAGCAAAAGGGGTTCTCGGACCGTCGCTTGGCCAAGCTGCTCAAGACCACCGAGAAGGCAGTGCGCGAAGCACGCCGTGCGCTTAAGGTGCGCCCCGTGTACAAGCGTGTGGACACCTGTGCGGCCGAGTTCGCCACCAACACCGCGTACCTGTACTCCACCTACGAAGTCGCACCTCACGGTGGAGTCGCCGAGTGTGAGTCGGAGCCTACGAACAACAAGAAGATCATGGTGCTGGGCGGCGGTCCCAACCGCATTGGCCAGGGCATCGAGTTCGACTACTGCTGCGTGCACGCCGCGCTGGCGATGCGCGAAGACGGCTATGAAACCATCATGGTCAACTGCAACCCCGAGACCGTCTCCACCGACTACGACACCTCCGACCGCCTGTACTTCGAGCCCGTGACGCTCGAAGATGTGCTGGAGATCGTGGACAAGGAAAAGCCGGTCGGCGTGATCGTGCAGTACGGCGGCCAGACGCCCCTGAAGCTCGCCCTGGGCCTCGAGGCCGAAGGCGTGCCAATCATCGGCACCACGCCCGACATGATCGATGCGGCCGAAGACCGCGAGCGCTTCCAGAAGCTGCTGGGTGACCTGGGTCTGCGCCAGCCGCCCAATGCCACGGCCCGTACCGAACCTGAAGCCCTGGAAAAGGCCGCTGCCCTGGGCTATCCCCTGGTGGTGCGCCCCAGCTACGTGCTGGGCGGCCGTGCGATGGAAATCGTGCATGAGCAACGTGACCTGGAGCGCTACATGCGCGAAGCCGTCAAGGTGAGCAACGACTCGCCCGTGCTGCTGGACCGCTTCCTGTCCAACGCCATCGAGTGCGATGTGGACTGCGTGCGTGACTCCGCAGGCGTCACCTTCATCGGTGGCGTGATGGAGCACATCGAGCAGGCCGGCGTGCACAGCGGCGACTCTGCCTGCTCGTTGCCTCCGTACTACCTGTCGCAGCCGACCATCGACGAGATCAAGCGCCAGACCGCCGCCATGGCCGAAGGCCTGAGCGTGGTCGGTCTGATGAACGTGCAGTTTGCCATCCAGGAAGTCGACGGCAAGGACGTGATCTACGTGCTCGAAGTGAACCCGCGCGCCTCGCGCACGGTGCCCTTCGTGAGCAAGGCCACCGGCATCCAGCTGGCCAAGGTGGCGGCACGCTGCATGGCGGGCCAGACTCTGGCCTCGCAAGGCATCACCAAGGAAGTGACCCCGCCGTACTTCAGCGTGAAGGAGGCCGTGTTCCCCTTCGTGAAGTTCCCCGGCGTGGATACCATCCTCGGCCCCGAGATGAAGTCCACCGGCGAAGTCATGGGCGTGGGCAAGACCTTCGGCGAAGCCTTCGTGAAGAGCCAGCTCGGCGCGGGCACCAAACTGCCTACCTCGGGCAAAGTGTTCCTCACCGTGAAAAATGCCGACAAGCCGCGTGCTGTGGACATCGCCCGCCAACTGGTGGCGTTGGGCTTTGAGTTGGTGGCGACCAAGGGCACCGCCGCTGCGATTGCCGAAGCTGGCGTGCCTGTGGGCGTGGTGAACAAGGTGACCGAAGGTCGCCCGCACATCGTGGATGCGATCAAGAACAACGAGATCGTCATGGTCATCAATACCGTAGAAGAGCGCCGCAATGCGATCGCCGATTCGCGTGCGATCCGCACCAGCTCGCTGCTGGCCCGCGTGACCACCTTCACCACCATCTTTGGTGCCGAGGCGGCTGTGGAAGGCATGAAATACCTCGACAAGCTCGATGTGTATTCGGTGCAGGAACTCCACGCCCAATTGGCAGCTTGA
- the greA gene encoding transcription elongation factor GreA, producing the protein MATIPITKRGAEILKEELHRLKTVERPSVITAIAEARAQGDLSENADYDAAKDRQGFIEGRIQEIEGKLSVAQVIDPSAVDGGGKVVFGATVELEDEESGDLVKYQIVGEDEADLKKGLINISSPIARALIGKEEGDTAEVQAPGGIRRYEVVAVSYL; encoded by the coding sequence ATGGCCACCATTCCAATTACCAAGCGCGGCGCTGAAATACTCAAGGAAGAGCTGCATCGACTCAAGACCGTGGAGCGCCCCTCCGTGATCACTGCGATTGCGGAAGCCCGTGCCCAGGGTGACCTGAGCGAAAACGCTGACTACGACGCAGCGAAAGACCGCCAGGGTTTTATCGAAGGACGCATTCAGGAGATTGAAGGCAAGCTCTCCGTGGCCCAGGTGATTGACCCTAGCGCCGTCGACGGTGGCGGCAAAGTGGTGTTTGGCGCCACGGTGGAACTGGAAGACGAAGAGTCTGGCGATTTGGTGAAGTACCAAATCGTGGGGGAGGACGAGGCCGATCTGAAGAAGGGGCTGATCAACATCTCCAGCCCTATCGCCCGTGCGTTGATTGGCAAGGAAGAGGGCGACACCGCTGAAGTGCAAGCCCCAGGCGGTATCCGTCGCTATGAGGTGGTGGCTGTCAGCTACCTGTGA
- a CDS encoding DUF4149 domain-containing protein → MPGRIPLLAAALWWGSLSTVGLLVVPLLFAHLPSPAMAGGMAAQLFAAQTWVSVGCTLLLLLVSRPKGSVAQYPWAQAAMIFIVGGMLLALLSQYGVAPRIVARQDLRLWHSVGSVMFALQWVCALVVLLHMLPKSQALVPSEADGVDGPARGA, encoded by the coding sequence ATGCCCGGGCGTATTCCCCTACTGGCTGCTGCCTTGTGGTGGGGCAGCCTATCCACCGTTGGCTTGTTGGTGGTGCCTTTGCTGTTTGCCCACCTTCCATCGCCTGCCATGGCAGGGGGCATGGCTGCCCAGTTGTTTGCTGCACAGACCTGGGTGTCTGTCGGCTGTACCTTGCTGCTGCTTTTGGTTTCCAGGCCAAAAGGGTCTGTAGCGCAATATCCATGGGCGCAAGCAGCTATGATTTTTATAGTGGGCGGCATGTTGCTGGCGCTGCTGTCCCAGTACGGTGTGGCGCCACGCATTGTGGCGCGGCAGGACTTGCGCCTGTGGCACAGCGTGGGGTCGGTGATGTTTGCGCTTCAGTGGGTGTGTGCCTTGGTGGTTTTGCTGCACATGCTGCCGAAGTCTCAGGCCTTGGTGCCGTCAGAAGCCGATGGTGTGGACGGGCCTGCGCGGGGCGCCTGA
- a CDS encoding glycosyltransferase, whose product MPGHGDTAGRERHIICMKWGKKYGPEYVNRLYAMVRRHLTGDFRFVCLTDDNTGIRSEVQCLPIPPLDLPPGIPERGWTKLVTFSADLHGLKGTALFLDVDVVVTGSLDDFFTQPGEFLIIHDYKRPWRVTGNSSVYRFELGAHPDVLEYFRGHFAEIRQQFRNEQAYLSDFLHKQGKLQYWPASWCPSFKYHGIPAWPTNYWKAPFVPPDARVVIFHGECNPPDALAGRRNRRFRYIRPATWVAEHWKE is encoded by the coding sequence ATGCCAGGACACGGAGACACCGCCGGGCGCGAACGCCACATCATCTGCATGAAATGGGGCAAGAAATACGGCCCCGAGTACGTCAATCGGCTCTACGCCATGGTGCGGCGCCACCTCACTGGCGACTTCCGGTTTGTCTGCTTGACCGACGATAACACCGGTATCCGAAGCGAGGTGCAGTGCCTGCCGATTCCCCCTCTGGATTTGCCGCCCGGCATCCCCGAGCGGGGCTGGACCAAGCTGGTGACGTTCAGCGCGGACCTGCACGGGCTCAAGGGCACGGCACTGTTCCTGGATGTGGACGTGGTGGTCACCGGCAGCCTGGATGACTTCTTCACCCAACCGGGCGAATTCCTGATCATTCACGATTACAAGCGGCCTTGGCGCGTCACGGGCAACTCGTCGGTGTACCGCTTTGAACTGGGCGCCCACCCCGATGTACTGGAGTACTTTCGCGGCCACTTTGCCGAGATTCGGCAACAGTTTCGCAACGAGCAGGCGTATCTCTCGGATTTCCTGCACAAGCAAGGCAAGTTGCAATACTGGCCTGCCAGCTGGTGCCCCAGCTTCAAATACCATGGCATTCCAGCCTGGCCCACCAACTACTGGAAAGCCCCATTTGTGCCGCCCGATGCACGCGTGGTGATTTTTCATGGCGAGTGCAACCCCCCCGACGCGCTAGCGGGCCGACGCAATCGACGCTTTCGCTACATACGCCCCGCCACGTGGGTGGCAGAGCACTGGAAAGAATAG
- a CDS encoding YhbY family RNA-binding protein: MPQIQLTPAERREHRANAHHLDPVVLVGGDGMTPAVKKEIDAALNAHGLIKVRVFGDDRVARELIYQEVAAELNAAPIQHIGKLLVLWRPMPAKERAIDEDRMPGPRDVKVLKFSKRGGQRPEIKQLRVLGNQRLTSGGQIKRAKPKQKSIKKRQAD; the protein is encoded by the coding sequence ATGCCCCAAATTCAATTGACTCCCGCAGAGCGCCGGGAACACCGCGCCAATGCCCACCATCTGGACCCTGTGGTCCTCGTCGGTGGAGACGGCATGACCCCTGCGGTCAAAAAAGAAATCGACGCGGCGCTCAACGCCCACGGACTGATCAAGGTCCGCGTGTTCGGTGATGACCGGGTCGCTCGCGAACTCATTTACCAAGAAGTGGCGGCAGAACTCAATGCCGCCCCGATCCAACACATCGGCAAACTGCTGGTGCTGTGGCGCCCGATGCCTGCCAAAGAGCGTGCGATCGACGAGGACCGCATGCCTGGCCCTCGCGACGTGAAGGTGCTCAAGTTCAGCAAACGCGGCGGCCAGCGCCCTGAAATCAAGCAGCTGCGCGTGCTGGGCAACCAGCGCTTGACGTCCGGCGGCCAGATCAAGCGCGCCAAGCCCAAGCAAAAGTCCATCAAAAAGCGCCAGGCTGACTGA
- a CDS encoding RlmE family RNA methyltransferase, which produces MKVKTQSKKVNKAWLNDHVNDTYVKLAHKEGYRARAAYKLKEIDEQLGLIKPGYTVVDLGSTPGAWSQYVRRRLSPSGAAAGQLNGSIISLDILPMEPIEGVTFLNGDFREPEVLAQLEQALDGRVVDVVVSDMAPNLSGIESADAARIAHLVELAVEFACAHLKPDGALVVKLFHGSGYSDLVNLFKQTFKVVKPLKPKASRDKSSETFLVGMGLKAKP; this is translated from the coding sequence ATGAAAGTAAAAACCCAAAGCAAGAAGGTCAACAAGGCATGGCTCAACGACCATGTCAACGACACCTATGTCAAGTTGGCCCACAAAGAGGGTTACCGCGCCCGCGCCGCCTACAAGCTCAAGGAAATTGATGAGCAGCTGGGGTTGATCAAGCCTGGCTACACGGTGGTCGATCTGGGCTCCACCCCCGGAGCCTGGAGCCAGTATGTGCGCCGTCGTCTGTCTCCGTCGGGGGCGGCTGCAGGGCAGCTCAATGGCAGCATCATCTCGCTGGACATCTTGCCCATGGAGCCCATTGAGGGCGTGACCTTCTTGAACGGCGATTTTCGCGAGCCTGAGGTCTTGGCGCAACTGGAACAGGCACTGGATGGGCGGGTGGTGGACGTGGTGGTGTCAGACATGGCGCCCAACCTCTCCGGCATTGAGTCTGCCGACGCTGCCCGTATTGCGCACTTGGTGGAGCTGGCGGTGGAGTTCGCCTGTGCCCATTTGAAGCCTGATGGCGCTTTGGTGGTCAAGCTGTTTCACGGCAGTGGCTACAGCGACTTGGTGAATTTGTTCAAACAGACCTTCAAAGTCGTCAAGCCCCTCAAACCCAAGGCCTCGCGTGACAAGTCGTCGGAAACTTTTTTGGTTGGCATGGGGTTGAAGGCCAAGCCGTAA
- the ftsH gene encoding ATP-dependent zinc metalloprotease FtsH yields the protein MNNQWFSKFAVWLVIAMVLFTVFKQFDTRGSGGATTVGYSEFLDEVRNNRIKSAVIPEGLSGGEIIATTNDDRKIRTNASVLDRGLVGDLIEHKVKFDVKPREEGSLLMTLLVSWGPMLLLIGVWIYFMRQMQGGGKGGAFSFGKSKARMLDENTNQVTFADVAGCDEAKEEVKEVVDFLKDPQKFQKLGGRIPRGLLLVGPPGTGKTLLAKSIAGEAKVPFFSISGSDFVEMFVGVGAARVRDMFENAKKNAPCIIFIDEIDAVGRQRGAGLGGGNDEREQTLNQMLVEMDGFETNLGVIVVAATNRPDILDAALLRPGRFDRQVYVTLPDIRGREQILNVHMRKIPVGQDVAPSIIARGTPGMSGADLANLCNEAALMAARRNARTVEMQDFEKAKDKILMGPERKSMVMPEEERRNTAYHEAGHALIGKLLPKCDPVHKVTIIPRGRALGVTMSLPAQDRYSYDREYMLNQISMLFGGRIAEEVFMNQMTTGASNDFERATHIARDMVTRYGMTEALGPMVYAENEGEVFLGRSVTKTTSMSEQTMEKVDGEVRRIIDEQYNLARRLIEEHSDKMHAMAKALLDWETIDSEQLDDIMAGKEPRPPKDWTPRTPSSGGDGSSGGTPAVAADTAPTAA from the coding sequence TTGAACAATCAGTGGTTTTCGAAATTTGCCGTGTGGCTGGTCATTGCCATGGTGTTGTTCACGGTGTTCAAACAGTTTGACACCCGCGGCAGCGGTGGTGCTACGACCGTCGGGTACTCCGAGTTCCTGGATGAGGTTCGCAACAACCGCATCAAGAGCGCTGTGATTCCTGAAGGGTTGAGTGGCGGTGAAATCATCGCCACCACCAACGATGATCGGAAGATCCGTACGAACGCATCGGTGCTGGACCGTGGCTTGGTGGGCGACCTGATCGAGCACAAAGTTAAGTTTGATGTGAAGCCGCGTGAAGAAGGCTCCTTGCTCATGACCTTGCTGGTCAGCTGGGGCCCTATGCTGCTGCTCATTGGTGTGTGGATTTATTTCATGCGCCAGATGCAAGGTGGTGGCAAGGGCGGTGCCTTCAGCTTTGGCAAGAGCAAAGCCCGCATGCTGGACGAAAACACCAATCAGGTGACTTTTGCCGATGTGGCTGGCTGCGATGAGGCCAAAGAAGAAGTCAAGGAAGTGGTGGACTTCCTCAAAGACCCGCAAAAATTCCAGAAGCTGGGTGGGCGCATTCCCCGTGGTCTGCTGCTGGTTGGCCCTCCAGGCACTGGCAAGACATTGTTGGCCAAGTCCATTGCTGGCGAGGCCAAGGTCCCGTTTTTCAGCATCTCTGGTTCTGATTTCGTAGAAATGTTTGTGGGCGTGGGTGCTGCCCGAGTGCGCGACATGTTTGAGAACGCCAAGAAGAATGCGCCTTGCATCATCTTCATTGATGAAATTGACGCGGTGGGCCGCCAGCGCGGTGCGGGCCTGGGCGGTGGTAACGACGAGCGCGAACAGACCCTCAACCAGATGCTGGTGGAGATGGATGGTTTTGAAACCAACCTTGGCGTGATCGTGGTGGCTGCCACCAACCGCCCAGACATTCTGGACGCCGCTTTGCTGCGCCCCGGTCGCTTTGACCGTCAGGTGTATGTGACATTGCCGGATATCCGTGGCCGTGAGCAGATCCTCAATGTGCACATGCGCAAAATTCCAGTGGGACAGGATGTTGCGCCTAGCATCATCGCCCGCGGCACACCTGGCATGAGCGGCGCGGACCTGGCCAACCTGTGTAACGAAGCTGCTTTGATGGCGGCCCGTCGCAATGCGCGCACGGTGGAGATGCAGGACTTCGAGAAGGCCAAGGACAAGATCCTGATGGGCCCCGAGCGCAAGAGCATGGTCATGCCCGAAGAAGAGCGGCGCAATACGGCGTACCACGAAGCAGGCCATGCACTCATTGGTAAGCTGCTGCCTAAATGCGATCCTGTGCACAAGGTCACCATCATCCCCCGTGGCCGCGCTCTGGGTGTGACCATGAGCCTGCCTGCGCAAGACCGCTATAGCTACGACCGCGAGTACATGCTCAACCAGATCAGCATGCTGTTTGGTGGCCGTATTGCTGAAGAGGTGTTCATGAACCAGATGACCACGGGTGCCAGCAACGACTTTGAGCGAGCCACACACATTGCGCGTGACATGGTGACCCGTTATGGCATGACGGAGGCTCTGGGCCCCATGGTGTATGCCGAGAATGAAGGCGAAGTCTTCTTGGGGCGTTCCGTGACCAAGACGACCAGCATGAGCGAGCAAACGATGGAGAAGGTGGACGGCGAGGTCCGCCGTATCATCGATGAGCAATACAACCTGGCCCGCCGCTTGATCGAAGAGCACAGCGACAAAATGCATGCCATGGCGAAGGCTTTGCTGGATTGGGAAACCATCGATAGCGAGCAACTGGACGACATCATGGCTGGCAAGGAACCCCGCCCTCCCAAGGACTGGACTCCCCGCACACCGTCTTCCGGTGGCGATGGCTCCAGTGGTGGTACGCCCGCTGTGGCGGCAGATACTGCACCCACAGCGGCCTGA